From one Bacteroides eggerthii genomic stretch:
- a CDS encoding vWA domain-containing protein, which yields MGLLDDVVSVPRRTMTLFFVIDTSGSMAGNKIGAVNDAVENVLPMLDEISASNPDAEIKVAALEFSSGCNWLYDEPKLASEFVWQDVTASGLTSLGAACQELNTKLSRNGFMQTPSGSFAPAIILLSDGGPTDDFYGGLSKLKANNWFKNAIKIAIAIGDDADKDVLTQFTGTNEAVFTVHNIDALKQIIRVVAVTSSQIGSKSSTAGDTTKQEQVIKDVTEATKDINGAQSEAAPVNSTDNYDDWD from the coding sequence ATGGGACTTTTAGATGACGTGGTAAGTGTCCCACGCAGAACAATGACACTTTTCTTTGTAATCGACACATCAGGTAGTATGGCTGGTAACAAGATTGGTGCCGTTAATGATGCTGTTGAGAATGTACTTCCTATGCTTGATGAGATTTCTGCATCCAATCCAGATGCCGAAATCAAGGTAGCAGCTCTTGAGTTTTCAAGTGGTTGTAACTGGCTTTATGACGAACCAAAGCTTGCATCAGAGTTTGTATGGCAGGATGTAACTGCAAGTGGTCTAACTTCACTTGGTGCTGCTTGTCAGGAACTCAACACAAAACTCTCTCGTAATGGGTTTATGCAGACTCCAAGCGGAAGTTTTGCTCCTGCAATTATTCTCCTTTCTGATGGTGGGCCTACAGACGATTTCTATGGAGGTTTGTCAAAACTGAAGGCAAACAATTGGTTCAAGAATGCGATCAAGATAGCTATCGCCATTGGTGATGATGCAGACAAGGATGTTCTCACTCAGTTCACTGGAACGAATGAGGCAGTATTTACAGTTCACAATATTGATGCTTTAAAGCAAATCATTCGAGTTGTAGCCGTTACCTCTTCTCAGATTGGTAGCAAGAGTAGTACTGCTGGCGATACCACAAAGCAGGAACAGGTTATCAAGGATGTAACCGAAGCAACCAAGGATATTAACGGAGCTCAGTCAGAGGCTGCTCCTGTGAATTCTACTGATAATTACGACGATTGGGATTAA
- a CDS encoding serine/threonine protein kinase, which translates to MMADLAKGRRISLTNGGCVTIIKELGRGGQGIVYLVDLNGEQKVLKWYLTAPDEKFYRNLEKNIMNGAPSDAFLWPEHLTNRQLGSFGYVMQLRPKNYYEFGNYLLAKVCFKSFKAMLAAAMKICDGFMMLHRCGYSYQDLNDGNFFIDPTNGDVLICDNDNVMPQGEKSGIMGKARYMAPEIVAGGIPDKRSDRFSLSVILFMLFYANHPFEGERVIACPCMTESYERKFYGSEAIFIYDPTNNTNRPVRGIHQNVIKRWFVFPSILRETFEREFSQDYLHNPEKRMIEQNWEKIISRVRDQLVICPICKEETFVETNGAVGKCINRGCNIDISKRLFINNRSLPLTDKTEIFIDNDNTPDAIVSKDANGVLIIRNISSDKWTVETPSGKVKTVESQGIMPVKEGLKIMFKIREIPYRGEITNI; encoded by the coding sequence ATGATGGCAGATTTGGCAAAAGGAAGAAGAATCTCTCTCACGAATGGAGGTTGTGTAACCATCATCAAGGAATTAGGTAGAGGTGGACAAGGTATTGTCTATCTCGTAGATTTGAATGGCGAACAAAAGGTTCTGAAATGGTATCTGACTGCACCAGACGAGAAGTTTTACAGAAATCTCGAAAAGAACATCATGAATGGTGCTCCTTCTGATGCATTCCTGTGGCCAGAGCATTTGACAAACCGTCAACTTGGTAGCTTTGGTTATGTTATGCAACTGAGACCAAAGAATTACTATGAGTTCGGCAATTACTTGCTCGCCAAGGTTTGTTTCAAGTCTTTTAAAGCAATGTTGGCTGCAGCTATGAAGATTTGTGACGGATTCATGATGCTTCATCGTTGTGGCTACAGTTATCAAGACCTAAACGATGGCAACTTCTTCATAGACCCAACCAATGGCGATGTGCTAATCTGTGATAATGACAACGTAATGCCTCAGGGCGAGAAATCTGGCATTATGGGTAAGGCTCGTTATATGGCCCCTGAGATTGTTGCTGGTGGAATTCCAGACAAGAGAAGCGACAGATTCTCGCTTTCTGTCATTCTGTTTATGCTCTTCTACGCTAACCACCCATTTGAAGGAGAACGAGTCATTGCATGTCCTTGTATGACGGAAAGCTATGAGCGTAAGTTCTATGGAAGTGAAGCCATCTTTATTTATGATCCGACAAATAATACTAATCGCCCTGTGAGAGGAATCCATCAGAATGTCATCAAACGTTGGTTTGTATTCCCATCGATCCTTCGTGAAACTTTCGAACGTGAGTTCAGTCAGGATTATCTACATAATCCTGAGAAACGAATGATTGAACAGAATTGGGAGAAGATCATTTCACGGGTTCGTGATCAATTAGTCATCTGTCCGATCTGCAAAGAAGAAACCTTTGTTGAAACCAATGGAGCCGTTGGCAAGTGTATCAACCGAGGATGCAACATTGACATCTCCAAGCGTCTGTTTATCAATAACAGATCATTGCCTCTCACAGATAAGACCGAAATCTTTATTGATAACGATAATACGCCAGATGCAATTGTTTCAAAAGATGCCAATGGCGTATTGATAATTAGGAATATCTCATCAGACAAATGGACGGTCGAAACGCCAAGTGGCAAGGTAAAGACCGTAGAATCGCAAGGTATTATGCCTGTAAAAGAAGGATTAAAAATAATGTTCAAAATCCGTGAGATACCTTATCGAGGAGAAATAACAAATATTTAA
- a CDS encoding TerY-C metal binding domain-containing protein, with protein sequence MTTLSNEAFAVMAACERTKQPFGITVDKICSGQYKFVWAFKIDKEKAQREGYGKTNVKGNIILDTEYPGCPYCGEKRHIVCSSCNKFFCYHGQEHVTCPNCGTSGNVVSIEQVDLKGGDY encoded by the coding sequence ATGACAACATTAAGCAATGAAGCTTTTGCAGTAATGGCAGCCTGTGAACGAACAAAACAACCTTTCGGTATAACAGTCGATAAGATTTGTTCCGGTCAATACAAGTTCGTGTGGGCTTTCAAGATTGACAAAGAGAAAGCACAACGAGAAGGCTATGGCAAAACTAATGTCAAAGGCAATATAATTTTGGATACAGAATATCCAGGATGCCCTTATTGTGGTGAAAAACGACACATCGTTTGCTCATCATGTAACAAGTTCTTCTGCTACCATGGACAGGAACATGTTACATGCCCCAATTGTGGAACGAGTGGAAATGTGGTATCAATAGAACAGGTTGACCTAAAAGGTGGAGATTATTAA
- a CDS encoding DUF4236 domain-containing protein yields the protein MGLYWRRSTKILPGVRINWSKNGPSISMGPKGAKVNIGKRGIYVSGGIPGTGLYYRQKVGGGSKSNSSSTTGTNPPTNATTQTTFGFSKQGCLVFIVASVILSLLLSSNFITAALVAVIAGLYWFFFMSRKKASTPQPNTNATRPTQPVPISPPSTPTPFQSAPSSNDIDVKVAVAEVEHLITEIDNTTDKVKLPSIYRKLMSIIYKLEKINGVEIKGLPIEIAKKRILENYRRRLNS from the coding sequence ATGGGTTTATATTGGCGTAGAAGCACTAAAATTCTTCCAGGTGTACGAATTAACTGGAGCAAAAATGGACCAAGCATATCAATGGGACCTAAAGGAGCAAAGGTGAACATTGGCAAGCGTGGAATTTATGTATCTGGAGGTATTCCAGGTACGGGGCTTTATTACCGTCAAAAAGTGGGTGGAGGATCAAAATCAAATAGTTCTTCAACTACTGGAACAAATCCTCCAACCAATGCCACTACTCAGACAACATTTGGATTCTCAAAACAGGGTTGCCTTGTGTTCATTGTTGCGTCTGTAATTCTTTCGTTGCTACTTTCAAGCAACTTCATAACAGCTGCATTGGTTGCAGTAATTGCTGGATTATATTGGTTCTTCTTCATGTCACGAAAGAAGGCTTCTACTCCACAACCAAACACGAATGCGACACGACCCACGCAGCCTGTTCCAATTTCACCCCCATCTACACCAACTCCTTTTCAATCGGCTCCTTCGTCTAACGATATTGATGTAAAGGTTGCTGTAGCCGAAGTTGAGCATCTTATTACTGAGATTGACAATACGACAGACAAGGTGAAACTACCATCAATCTACCGTAAGCTCATGTCAATCATCTATAAGTTGGAGAAAATAAATGGCGTTGAAATTAAAGGACTTCCGATTGAGATAGCAAAGAAACGTATATTAGAAAACTATCGCAGACGCTTGAACTCTTAA
- a CDS encoding DNA/RNA non-specific endonuclease: MSFSLFGCQPGKIDQIIIGMFANAQESPEAKQTILTQNATESVSISQQNYQGLEVPAYSDNDFILKRTAYTTSYDKVNKIPKWVAWHLISDHTNGDQRRLSNFIVDDEVPAPRAELVDYKGSGYDRGHMCPAGDNKWGFEPMRESFFLTNICPQDHNLNCGDWNELEIACRNWANKYGDIYIVAGPILYKGKHETIGPNKVTVPEGFFKVVLCMNGTPKAIGFIYKNHPCNNPQSSYVNSVDQVERITGFDFFYNLPDDIEEKVESNANLSDW, encoded by the coding sequence ATGTCTTTTTCCTTGTTTGGCTGTCAACCAGGAAAGATAGACCAGATAATAATTGGGATGTTTGCAAATGCACAGGAATCACCAGAGGCAAAACAAACAATCTTAACGCAAAATGCAACAGAATCCGTAAGCATCAGCCAACAAAATTATCAAGGTTTGGAGGTTCCGGCCTATTCTGACAACGATTTTATCCTAAAGAGGACTGCTTATACTACCTCATATGACAAGGTGAATAAAATTCCGAAGTGGGTGGCTTGGCATTTAATTTCAGACCACACAAATGGTGATCAGAGGAGATTGTCAAACTTTATTGTAGATGATGAGGTGCCTGCGCCACGAGCAGAACTTGTTGATTACAAAGGCTCTGGTTATGACCGTGGTCACATGTGTCCCGCAGGTGACAACAAATGGGGATTTGAGCCAATGAGGGAGTCGTTTTTCCTTACAAATATATGTCCACAGGATCATAATCTTAACTGTGGTGATTGGAATGAGTTGGAGATCGCTTGCCGTAATTGGGCTAACAAGTATGGTGACATCTACATTGTTGCAGGCCCCATTTTGTATAAGGGTAAGCACGAAACGATTGGTCCTAACAAAGTGACTGTTCCTGAAGGATTCTTCAAGGTGGTTCTGTGCATGAATGGCACGCCAAAGGCTATTGGCTTTATCTACAAAAATCATCCATGCAACAATCCACAGTCAAGTTATGTTAATAGCGTTGACCAAGTTGAACGTATCACTGGTTTTGACTTCTTTTATAATTTACCAGACGATATAGAAGAAAAGGTTGAGTCCAACGCTAATCTTTCAGATTGGTAG
- a CDS encoding relaxase/mobilization nuclease domain-containing protein: MIAKIKTRADFGGIVNYANDQKNKKKCAILLAHEGVCVISNKTIADSFQIQASMRPKVKSPVKHVSLAFSSYDISRFPDNEEGDTLMVEIAKKWMEQMGIRNTQYIITRHHDTKHPHCHLVFNRIDNDGNLISDSNERIRNTKVCRALTKEYGLYFAPKNSKARNKSRLRPYQLRKYNLRSATLDALAVSRSWNDFLGILKSQGIGMRFNHTDNSDKIRGISFCQNEYSIAGSKLDRDLSFNSLCATLGNVAAELVVQPHQAITSGGGGGTSNEQGWRDDKDKGKQQHELFYKPSKRRR; encoded by the coding sequence ATGATAGCAAAGATTAAAACAAGAGCAGATTTCGGAGGAATAGTGAATTATGCCAATGACCAAAAGAACAAGAAGAAATGTGCCATACTTTTAGCACACGAAGGTGTCTGTGTCATCAGTAATAAAACCATAGCTGATTCTTTTCAGATACAAGCGTCCATGCGCCCGAAAGTAAAAAGTCCGGTGAAACACGTATCACTTGCTTTTTCTTCGTACGACATTAGTCGTTTCCCTGATAACGAAGAAGGAGATACGCTGATGGTAGAGATTGCTAAGAAATGGATGGAACAAATGGGGATTCGCAATACTCAATATATCATAACCCGACATCACGACACGAAACATCCTCATTGTCATTTGGTGTTCAATCGGATAGACAATGATGGCAATCTCATTTCTGACAGCAATGAAAGAATACGTAATACTAAAGTATGTCGGGCTTTGACTAAAGAATATGGACTGTACTTTGCCCCAAAGAATAGTAAAGCCAGAAACAAGAGTCGTTTGCGCCCTTATCAATTACGGAAGTATAATCTACGTTCTGCAACTCTTGATGCACTGGCTGTATCTCGTTCTTGGAATGATTTTCTTGGCATTCTCAAAAGTCAGGGTATAGGTATGCGCTTTAATCATACAGATAACTCTGATAAAATTCGTGGTATATCATTCTGTCAAAATGAGTATAGTATAGCCGGTTCTAAACTTGACCGTGATTTGAGTTTTAACAGTCTTTGCGCTACATTGGGTAATGTGGCAGCGGAACTGGTTGTTCAACCTCATCAAGCCATAACTTCCGGTGGAGGTGGAGGAACCAGTAACGAACAAGGATGGCGAGATGACAAAGACAAGGGAAAACAACAACATGAACTTTTTTATAAACCCTCAAAACGTAGAAGATAA
- a CDS encoding MobC family plasmid mobilization relaxosome protein: MKEKKLGGRPKLANYQKRTKCFRVMFTENDYIYIQSKAEQAGLSVNEFCHQAAMDCQVCQRISPEMASAIRDLSGIANNVNQIAHQMHTYGLEAVKQQCFSIISEVSRIITQVKNNSHDSKD, encoded by the coding sequence ATGAAGGAGAAGAAACTTGGCGGTCGCCCTAAGTTGGCGAACTATCAGAAACGTACCAAATGTTTTCGGGTAATGTTTACCGAGAACGACTATATCTATATCCAATCCAAAGCGGAACAGGCAGGATTGTCTGTCAATGAATTTTGCCATCAGGCGGCAATGGATTGTCAGGTCTGTCAGCGTATCAGTCCGGAAATGGCATCGGCAATCCGTGACCTTTCCGGAATCGCTAACAATGTCAATCAGATTGCCCATCAGATGCACACTTATGGTTTGGAAGCAGTCAAGCAACAATGCTTTTCAATCATATCAGAAGTCAGTAGAATTATCACCCAAGTAAAGAACAATAGCCATGATAGCAAAGATTAA
- a CDS encoding DUF3987 domain-containing protein translates to MSKKIFSAQDWENVPSEILQTHTPDIAPIYNKVKGDVESVVREIEQRAIDIAPNYKDWVELGFALVNGLGENGREYYHRISRFYPTYQREETDKQYTHCLQSKGQGITVRSFFHLANQAGISLALSGKEHLSILPNIQNGKTGKWIKSEEELPAFPECVFEHLPPFLNEVVNNSISADDRDTILIGAIVCLSVCFHNVCGVYDERIVYPNLYLFVVADAGMGKGALTLCRELVVPINRHLHELSKRLEQEYKEAMNAYIKGKKDNGMTMPAEPPMRMLVIPANSSASSFLKILGDNDGVGLLFESEGDTLSQTLKSDYGNYSDVLRKAFHHELVSLSRRKDREYCEVANPRVSVALAGTPEQVRRLIPDAENGLMSRFCFYIIRFKRGIRNVFATSDISQSKNAMFKLLGDKFCYLHEEFVRQGNYSFSLPSDLQEHFIEYLSRVNEECCDEVDNKMQGVVRRMGLIAYRIMMVLTAVRHLENVHRNSSSHDKTEQLVCHEYDYSTAMNICETLLYHAVFIYQNLSGNQSKRFNFASQETGVYARRNTLYNMLPDTFTKKDYDVQVSSLGENGSTANKWIEAFIKDGKLCRIEQGKYRKIF, encoded by the coding sequence ATGTCGAAGAAAATCTTTTCCGCCCAAGATTGGGAGAATGTCCCTTCTGAAATACTGCAAACACATACGCCTGATATTGCTCCTATATATAATAAGGTAAAAGGCGATGTAGAAAGTGTTGTTCGGGAGATAGAACAACGTGCCATTGATATAGCACCCAATTATAAAGATTGGGTGGAGTTGGGTTTTGCACTTGTTAATGGATTAGGAGAGAACGGACGGGAGTATTATCATCGCATCAGCAGATTTTACCCTACTTATCAAAGGGAAGAAACAGACAAACAATATACGCATTGTCTGCAATCCAAAGGGCAAGGCATTACTGTCCGTTCTTTCTTCCATTTGGCAAATCAAGCTGGAATCTCATTGGCTCTGTCCGGCAAGGAACATTTATCCATTTTGCCAAATATCCAAAATGGCAAAACGGGCAAATGGATAAAATCAGAAGAAGAACTTCCTGCATTTCCTGAATGTGTGTTTGAGCATCTTCCTCCTTTTCTAAATGAGGTTGTCAACAATTCCATCTCGGCGGATGACCGTGACACGATATTGATTGGGGCTATTGTGTGTTTGTCGGTATGCTTTCATAATGTTTGTGGTGTGTACGATGAGCGCATTGTTTATCCGAATCTTTATCTGTTTGTTGTAGCAGATGCAGGTATGGGAAAAGGGGCATTAACCCTATGCAGAGAACTGGTAGTACCCATTAACCGCCATTTGCATGAACTTTCAAAGCGATTGGAACAGGAATATAAAGAAGCGATGAATGCTTATATCAAAGGTAAGAAAGATAATGGAATGACTATGCCAGCCGAGCCGCCCATGCGTATGCTCGTCATTCCTGCCAATAGCAGCGCAAGCTCTTTCTTGAAGATACTGGGAGATAATGACGGAGTTGGACTGTTGTTTGAGTCGGAGGGCGACACGTTAAGCCAAACATTGAAGTCGGACTATGGCAATTATTCCGATGTGTTGCGAAAGGCATTTCATCATGAGTTGGTAAGTTTGAGCCGTCGCAAGGATAGAGAGTATTGTGAAGTAGCTAATCCGAGAGTTTCTGTAGCTTTGGCTGGAACTCCCGAACAGGTAAGAAGATTGATACCTGATGCGGAGAATGGGTTGATGAGCCGTTTTTGTTTCTATATCATCCGCTTCAAGCGAGGCATAAGAAATGTGTTTGCCACAAGCGATATTTCTCAATCCAAGAACGCAATGTTCAAACTATTGGGAGATAAGTTCTGCTATCTGCATGAAGAATTTGTACGACAGGGAAATTATTCCTTTTCCCTTCCCTCCGATTTGCAGGAACACTTTATTGAATATCTCAGCCGTGTGAATGAAGAGTGTTGTGACGAAGTGGATAACAAGATGCAAGGAGTAGTCAGACGGATGGGACTAATTGCTTATCGTATAATGATGGTGTTGACCGCTGTCCGGCATTTGGAGAATGTACATCGCAATTCTTCCTCACATGACAAGACAGAGCAACTGGTCTGCCATGAGTATGACTATTCTACAGCCATGAATATTTGCGAAACCTTACTTTATCATGCCGTATTCATTTATCAGAATTTGTCAGGAAATCAGTCCAAACGATTCAATTTCGCTTCGCAAGAGACCGGCGTTTATGCACGAAGGAATACCCTTTATAATATGTTACCCGATACTTTCACGAAGAAGGATTATGATGTACAGGTTTCATCTTTGGGTGAAAATGGAAGTACTGCAAACAAGTGGATAGAAGCCTTTATCAAAGATGGTAAGCTATGCCGAATAGAGCAGGGGAAATATAGGAAGATTTTTTGA
- a CDS encoding BT4734/BF3469 family protein, with protein sequence MMEITDYCFSFFRKPIQNIEPIRAVGIVDVYRYVIGHYAQPQTESLRSMLPSLESKRYKATHFDYCTFSGLFRKRNEKELIMHSGLMCLDFDHVENIVELKQQLLNHEYFDTELLFVSPSGNGLKWIIPVDLKGWEHSRYFKAVANCIKATGLPLVDMSGSDVARSCFLPHDPQAYINPKYKDDVEENLFRPRLGECPF encoded by the coding sequence ATGATGGAAATAACAGATTATTGCTTTTCGTTCTTTCGTAAGCCCATTCAAAACATCGAACCGATAAGGGCTGTGGGCATTGTGGATGTGTATCGTTATGTCATCGGGCATTATGCGCAACCACAAACCGAGTCCCTGCGTTCGATGCTGCCTTCTCTCGAATCCAAAAGATACAAAGCCACCCATTTCGACTATTGTACTTTTTCGGGATTATTCCGCAAACGGAATGAAAAGGAACTGATTATGCACTCAGGATTGATGTGTTTGGATTTCGACCATGTGGAGAATATCGTGGAGCTAAAACAGCAATTACTCAATCATGAGTATTTCGATACGGAACTGTTATTTGTCAGCCCATCCGGTAATGGATTGAAGTGGATAATACCTGTTGACTTGAAAGGATGGGAACATTCCCGGTACTTCAAGGCTGTCGCCAACTGTATCAAAGCGACAGGTTTGCCATTAGTGGATATGTCCGGCAGTGATGTGGCTCGTTCATGCTTTTTACCCCACGACCCACAAGCATATATTAACCCTAAATACAAAGATGATGTCGAAGAAAATCTTTTCCGCCCAAGATTGGGAGAATGTCCCTTCTGA
- the mads1 gene encoding methylation-associated defense system helix-turn-helix domain-containing protein MAD1: MAYKVNSLEEMPNALSYLIESVEALQSKVNALQHKQASNSPKWMDIDELCAYLPSHPAKQTVYGWVSTKQIPVHKINKALAFLQSEIDDWLKNKSHKTQDDLMEEARRFVESKKIIR, translated from the coding sequence ATGGCCTATAAAGTAAATTCATTGGAGGAAATGCCGAATGCGTTGTCCTACCTGATTGAGTCTGTAGAAGCACTACAATCCAAAGTAAATGCCTTGCAACATAAGCAAGCAAGTAATTCACCCAAGTGGATGGATATAGACGAACTTTGTGCTTATCTGCCATCACATCCAGCCAAACAGACAGTTTATGGATGGGTATCTACCAAACAGATTCCCGTACATAAAATAAATAAGGCTTTGGCTTTCTTGCAATCGGAAATTGACGATTGGTTGAAGAACAAATCGCACAAAACCCAAGATGACTTAATGGAAGAAGCCAGACGATTTGTCGAATCTAAAAAGATTATCAGATGA
- a CDS encoding site-specific integrase, which produces MKVEKFKVLLYLKKSGLDKLGKAPIMGRITVNRTMAQFSCKLSCTPELWNPRESRLNGKSREAVEVNAKIDRLLLAVNSAFDSLLERKTDFDATAVKEAFQGSKDTQMTLLKLFDRHIEEIRARVGIDVSHRTLPNYLYTRNRLADFVSSRFKVSDLAFCQLNEQFIREFQEYVVIEKGLGVQTVRHYLAILKKICRIAFKEGYSDKYYFEHYKLPKLKETAPRALSKEDFEKIRDIELTGCRPEHSIVRDMFLFACYAGTSYVDVVAITLDNLSRDDNGALWLKYRRGKNGQLSRVKLLPEAVALIEKYRDDTRPTLFPVIPYQALKWCLTSIKMKVGIKGRLSYHMGRHSFSTLMTLENGVPIETVSKMLGHADIRTTQVYARVTPKKLFEDMDKYIEATKDLKLVL; this is translated from the coding sequence ATGAAAGTAGAAAAATTCAAGGTTTTGCTCTACCTCAAAAAGAGCGGACTGGACAAGTTGGGCAAAGCTCCGATAATGGGACGCATCACCGTTAACCGGACGATGGCGCAGTTCAGCTGCAAACTCTCCTGCACTCCCGAACTGTGGAATCCCCGGGAAAGCCGTCTGAACGGCAAGAGCAGGGAGGCGGTGGAAGTCAACGCAAAAATCGACAGGCTGCTGTTGGCTGTAAACTCCGCGTTCGATTCCCTTCTGGAACGAAAGACCGATTTTGATGCGACAGCAGTCAAGGAAGCCTTTCAAGGCAGCAAGGACACGCAGATGACCTTGCTCAAACTCTTTGACAGGCATATCGAGGAAATCAGGGCACGTGTAGGCATTGATGTGTCTCACCGCACCTTGCCCAACTACCTTTACACCCGCAACCGTCTCGCTGATTTCGTCAGCAGCAGGTTCAAGGTATCCGACCTTGCTTTCTGTCAGCTCAACGAGCAGTTCATCCGGGAATTTCAGGAGTATGTCGTGATAGAGAAAGGTCTGGGCGTCCAGACAGTGCGCCATTACCTGGCTATCCTGAAAAAGATCTGCCGCATAGCCTTCAAGGAGGGATATTCGGACAAATATTATTTTGAACACTACAAATTACCCAAGCTGAAGGAAACAGCTCCAAGAGCATTAAGCAAGGAGGATTTCGAGAAGATACGGGATATAGAGCTTACTGGATGCCGCCCGGAACACTCCATTGTCAGGGACATGTTCCTTTTCGCCTGTTATGCCGGAACCTCGTACGTGGATGTGGTGGCCATCACTCTCGACAACCTGTCAAGGGACGATAACGGGGCATTGTGGCTGAAATACCGCCGGGGAAAGAACGGGCAGTTGAGCCGTGTGAAGCTGTTGCCTGAAGCTGTAGCTCTTATCGAAAAATATCGTGATGACACAAGGCCGACTCTGTTTCCCGTAATTCCGTACCAAGCCCTGAAATGGTGTCTGACGAGCATCAAAATGAAAGTTGGTATCAAGGGACGTTTGTCCTACCACATGGGGCGGCACTCGTTCTCGACTCTCATGACTCTCGAAAATGGCGTACCTATCGAGACTGTCAGCAAGATGCTGGGGCACGCGGATATAAGGACCACCCAGGTGTATGCCCGTGTAACCCCTAAGAAACTTTTCGAGGACATGGACAAATACATCGAGGCGACAAAGGATCTGAAACTTGTTCTCTAA
- a CDS encoding site-specific integrase — protein sequence MRSTFKILYYINRSKVKADGTTAIMCRITIDGKNSVFATGCYCNPKDWKAKTGEVRDARTNNLLEALRSRIETSYDNLLKDAGMVTAEMLKNEISSMSAVPVTLLKAGEEERERLRIRSEVIKSTSSYRQSKSSQSYLHEYLLSLGMRDITFEDITEDFGWGYKLYLKSKDCGAGHINHCLTWLNRLIYIAVDREVIRFNPLADVTYEKKPDSKLRHISRAELQRIMEQPMPERLQELTRRAFIFSAFTGLSYVDVKRLYPSHIGTTADGRRFIRINRKKTDVESFIPLHPVAEQILSLYNTTDDGRPVFPLPNRNRLWYCIHEIGILAGVKENLSYHASRHSFGTLTLSAGVPIESISKMIGHTNIRTTQGYAKVTDDKISEDMDRLMERRNATDGNSPVEK from the coding sequence ATGCGAAGTACATTCAAAATTCTATACTATATCAACCGCAGTAAGGTCAAGGCGGACGGAACTACCGCCATTATGTGTCGTATTACCATTGACGGCAAGAACAGCGTGTTTGCCACGGGGTGTTATTGCAACCCCAAAGACTGGAAAGCCAAGACCGGAGAGGTGAGGGACGCAAGGACGAACAACCTCCTTGAAGCACTCCGCTCCAGAATAGAGACCTCATATGACAATCTGTTGAAGGATGCGGGCATGGTCACGGCAGAAATGTTGAAGAACGAGATTTCCAGTATGTCTGCCGTCCCGGTCACATTGCTAAAAGCCGGGGAAGAGGAACGGGAAAGACTGAGAATCCGTTCCGAAGTGATAAAATCTACCTCTTCTTACCGCCAGTCCAAATCCTCACAGTCATACCTGCATGAGTATCTGCTGTCGCTGGGTATGAGGGACATCACCTTTGAGGATATTACCGAAGACTTCGGCTGGGGCTATAAGCTCTACCTGAAATCCAAAGATTGCGGGGCGGGACATATCAACCACTGCCTTACATGGCTGAACAGGCTTATCTATATTGCCGTGGACAGGGAGGTTATCCGCTTCAATCCGCTTGCGGATGTCACATACGAAAAGAAACCCGACTCCAAACTGAGGCATATCAGCAGGGCGGAACTTCAACGGATCATGGAACAGCCCATGCCGGAGAGGTTGCAGGAGCTTACCCGGAGAGCATTCATCTTTTCAGCCTTTACGGGCTTGTCATATGTCGATGTAAAACGGCTTTATCCCTCGCATATCGGAACAACTGCGGACGGAAGACGCTTCATCCGTATCAACAGGAAGAAAACCGATGTCGAGTCCTTTATACCGTTACACCCCGTAGCCGAGCAGATATTGTCCTTGTACAATACAACCGATGACGGCAGGCCGGTATTCCCTCTGCCCAATCGGAATAGGCTTTGGTACTGCATCCATGAGATAGGCATATTGGCCGGTGTGAAAGAGAATCTCAGCTACCACGCGAGCAGGCATTCGTTCGGGACCTTGACGCTTTCGGCAGGTGTGCCGATCGAGAGTATCAGCAAGATGATAGGGCACACGAACATCAGGACCACGCAAGGCTATGCCAAAGTGACCGATGACAAAATCTCGGAAGACATGGACCGATTGATGGAACGGCGAAACGCGACGGATGGTAACAGTCCGGTTGAAAAATGA